From a single Sebaldella sp. S0638 genomic region:
- a CDS encoding NAD(P)/FAD-dependent oxidoreductase — MIYDFVIIGAGITGTIIARELSRYKVKILLAEKENDVSMGATKANSAIVHGGYDDKHGTLKSKLCYKGRLSFEKYNSELNFGYRKTGSLVVGFNEEDRETLYNIYENGLKNGVDDIRILEQKEILEMEPALNPEIKYALYCEGAGVCSPYEFAIALAENAVENGTVLKLNSKVTDIKKCGDYNYNVTYEENINGRAENNTVSTRYVINAAGIYSDVISETVNKKNFTINPRKGEYILFARDTGNILNNVIFQTPSKLGKGVLVTSTYHGNLLIGPDAQNDSGREDTGTEKENLEQILKRAEHVTKEFDLKTFIRTFSGLRAAADTGDFIIEETESKGFINAAGIQSPGLTSSPAAAEVIIEIIKNSGFELMEKDNFNPYRKPLIKKKTKEDMLSVQEVNRLLESEIPEEKIICRCEQVTEKTILDSLRRGIRVTSTDGVKRRTRAGMGWCQGSFCRERVREIIEKEYGISVNSNEDVQNSGINRVGKTELGKQSFWNI; from the coding sequence ATGATATATGATTTTGTTATTATAGGTGCCGGAATCACTGGAACAATTATAGCAAGAGAACTAAGCAGATATAAGGTCAAAATACTTCTGGCAGAAAAAGAAAATGATGTTTCCATGGGAGCAACCAAGGCAAACAGTGCCATAGTACACGGCGGTTATGATGATAAACACGGTACGCTGAAATCAAAGCTTTGTTATAAAGGGCGCCTGTCTTTTGAGAAATATAATTCAGAGTTGAATTTCGGATACAGAAAAACAGGTTCTCTTGTGGTTGGTTTTAATGAAGAGGACAGGGAAACACTTTATAATATATATGAAAACGGGTTGAAAAATGGTGTAGATGATATAAGAATTCTAGAACAGAAAGAAATACTGGAAATGGAGCCTGCATTAAATCCTGAAATAAAATATGCCTTATATTGTGAGGGAGCCGGAGTCTGTTCGCCTTATGAATTTGCCATAGCGCTTGCAGAGAATGCAGTGGAAAACGGTACAGTTCTAAAATTGAATTCAAAGGTTACAGATATAAAAAAATGCGGAGATTATAATTATAATGTAACATATGAAGAAAATATTAACGGCAGAGCAGAGAATAATACTGTCAGTACAAGATATGTAATTAATGCAGCCGGGATATACAGTGATGTTATTTCTGAAACGGTGAATAAAAAAAATTTTACGATAAATCCCAGAAAAGGGGAGTATATTTTGTTTGCCAGAGATACAGGAAATATATTAAATAATGTTATTTTTCAAACACCTTCAAAACTAGGGAAAGGTGTGCTGGTAACAAGCACCTATCATGGGAATCTCTTAATTGGACCTGATGCGCAGAATGATTCAGGGCGTGAAGATACAGGAACAGAAAAAGAAAATCTTGAACAGATTTTGAAAAGGGCGGAACATGTAACAAAAGAGTTTGATTTGAAAACTTTTATCAGAACATTTTCAGGCTTGAGGGCAGCGGCGGACACAGGAGATTTCATAATAGAGGAAACTGAATCCAAAGGCTTTATAAACGCAGCAGGAATACAGTCTCCGGGCTTGACATCTTCTCCGGCTGCAGCGGAAGTGATAATAGAGATAATAAAAAACAGCGGTTTTGAATTAATGGAAAAAGATAATTTCAATCCATACAGAAAGCCTTTGATAAAGAAAAAAACAAAGGAAGATATGCTCTCCGTGCAAGAAGTGAACAGACTTTTAGAGAGTGAAATTCCAGAAGAAAAGATAATATGCCGATGTGAACAGGTAACTGAAAAAACAATACTGGATTCACTTAGAAGAGGAATAAGAGTAACAAGTACTGACGGGGTAAAAAGACGTACAAGAGCAGGAATGGGATGGTGTCAGGGGAGTTTTTGCAGAGAAAGGGTACGGGAAATAATTGAGAAAGAATACGGAATTTCTGTAAACAGCAATGAAGATGTACAAAACAGCGGTATAAACAGAGTTGGGAAAACAGAGTTGGGAAAACAGAGTTTCTGGAATATATAA